A window of Tachyglossus aculeatus isolate mTacAcu1 chromosome 21, mTacAcu1.pri, whole genome shotgun sequence genomic DNA:
gtctgggaatcaatcagtcaatcgtatttattgagcacttactgtgtgcagagcactgtactaagcgcttgggaagtacaagttggcaacatatacagtccctacccaacagtgggctcacagtactctTTACACAaatcatgttaagcgcttactgtgtatagtgcactatactaagcgcttgagaaagtacagtagaacagtaaacagtgacattccctgcccacaacgagctcaccgtccagatcggggagacgggcatcagtacgaataaataaaatacagatatatacataagtgctgtggggaagcaggtATGAGATTTGTCATTGCCTTTGAAAGATGATAGACAGCATGTTAAGGATTTTAAGAAATTGCTCCTCTGTGGAAGCCGGAAAAAGCTTCCTCTTCTGAAAAGTGACTATTTTATAAATATTCCAATTTGATTACTTTGTGTGCAGATTTCGCACAGTCAGTTCCGGTGTAATGCAACAGTTATATTCTTGATTATGAGAAAAGCTTACAACTTTCACATCTTGACatattctacacacacacaccaactccCCAAAAACATCACCACCATTTCCCTGATATTGCATTCTGTTCAGATAGACCCAAGATGTTGAACATTTCCTAAAAGCAGTTCTCTCCAAAACATATAAGCATGCGCTGGGGAACAACTTAGAGGGTTGTGTGTTAATCTGTGAGTAGTATGATCCTTCTGCCCTTTCAGTGAGCCGGAGGTAAAGCTTCCCGGCTTTTGATTTTTGGAAAAGGGGCCAACAACCTACTAGAAAGTAGTACAAGTAGAAACTACAatttgataatagtgataataattatggtatttttttttaagtgcttattatgtgccaggcattgttcttcacgggggtggatacaagcaagcagatcgggttggacacagtccctgtcccacatagggctcacagtcataatcctcattttacagatgagggaactgaggcacagagaagttaagcaaccttagtacagtgctgtgcacacagtaagtactcaataaataccattgtttggcaggcagctccctcccccttttctaaGAAATGGGATTAGTACTGTTAGTGGATGGCCGGCAGAGCTGAAAATGCCTTGTTTTTTGCCATTCTCAGCAGTTGTATAAATATGTCAAAGGGATCGTTGATTTAGCACATGCCGGGTTTGCTGAGAATAATTTTTCCCCCCCCTTAAGTTAGAATAGTATAATTTATTTTCGCTACCTTGAAATGCTTATCTCTTCCATTTATGCCAAGCGCCTGCTGGGCGTTGCCATTTTCTCTAGCTGTTGATACGGCTTTTAGTGAGTCCATTTTTCTCCAGTTGGAGTAATTAATCTCTTAAAAACTGCCCTGGCAGGCTTTTtccgggaggggaaaaaaaaagaaaagaaatccttGGATCATTCTTCTCTAAAACCTTAGTCTGATAAGGCTTGGCAACGGATTATCTGAGAAGAAAATAATCTACCTAAGTTTTAGCATATTCCTTCGTACTAAAACATAGTTAAAACTTGCTCAGAGAGTGTTCTCTTTCATGCTTGGGTAGGTCAAGGCAACACACTACCAGGCTCTCCTGCTTCAGAGGCATTTAAAGCCCTAAATGAAATTTTGCTCTGATCCTGCTGTACGACACTAAGGAAAATTGCACTTGGCATAAACAAATTAAAGGCAAGCCACAGCTTTTCGGTTGATTCTCAGAGCCCGTATAAATTGAAGTGGGGGTTTACTTCAAATGACGCCCACCACCACAATAAATTGAGTGATGCCATTTTCGCGTATTGAATGTAAAGTCTAGGGAAAACCATTTGCAGCTGTGTGGGTGTAAGAGGACGTCAGCTGACTCGGAGTCTAAAAGCTTGAGGTCAAAGAGTGAAGCAGCTGCACTAAAATATCCCTTGTGGTGAATGCTAATGGATACCAGGATAGACTTTTATATTATGCTATCGCTAGAATTTACGGTGTAGGCTAGTAAACATTAGTACACATTtagtcctcagaaatctccagtggctgcctgtcaaccacgacgcatcaggcaaaaactcctccctctcggcttcaaagctctccatcacttcaccccttcctacctcacctcccttctctccttctccagcccagcccgccccctccgctcctccgccgctaatctcctcaccgtacctcgttctcgcctttcccgccgtcgacccccggcccacatcctccccctggcctggaatgccctccctccacccgtaataataatgatgatggcatttattaagcacttactctgtgcaaagcactgttctaagcgctggggaggttacaaggtgatcaggttgtcccacggggggctcacagtcttcaacccgattttacaggtgaggtaactgaggcacagagaagtgaagtgacttgcccaaagtcacacagctgacaattggcggagccaggatttgaacccatgacctctgactccaaaggccatgctcttttccactgatcagccgagctagctctcttcctcccttcaaagccctactgagagctcacctcctccaagaggccttcctagactgagccccctttttcctctcctccttcccctccccacagcacctgtatatacatttgtacagctctattactctatttacttgtacatatttactattcaatttattttattttatttattctatttactattctttttattttgttaatcaatcgtgtttattgagcgcttactgtgttcagagcactgtactaagcgcttgggaagtacaagttggcaacatatagagatggtccctacccaacagtgggctcatcatcatcaatcgtatcatcaatcgtatttattgagcgcttactatgtgcagagcactgtactaagcgcttgggaagtacaaattggcaacatatggagacagtccctacccaacagtgggctcacagtctaaaagggggagacagagaacaaaaccaaacagactaacaaaataaaataaatagaatagatatgtacaagtaaaataaatagagtaataaatatgtacaaacatatatacatatatacaggtgctgtggggaagggaaggaggtaagatgggggggttggaggaggggacgagggggagaggaaggaaggggctcagtccgggaaggcctcctggaggaggaacaaaacaaaacacagaacaaagcaaaacatattaacaaaataaaataaatagaatagatatgtacaaaaataaatagagtaataaatatgtacaggcatatatacatttatacaggttaatgatgtgcatttagctttaattctatttgttctgatgactcggcacctgcccacatgttttgttgcccgcctcccccttcttgactgcgaacccgttgtggggtagggaccgtctctagatgttgccaacttgtccttcccaagcgctcagtacagtgctctgcacacagtaggcgctcaataaatacgattgaaggaatgaatttagaATTGAAAGCCGTGAGTATTCCAAATAAGTTCCTTTTAAAATGAGTAGTGTTTATTTACTGAGGAGCCACTTGgtccagaggactgtactaaacagaaAGCTGAGCTAGTAACATGGGGGTGATCAAAGGAACCTCGCCACAGAACTTCTTCACGGCATCACtccaatccaccctttcctctccatccagactgctactcgCACccggattaccgcatcagcctcccagCCTGCTGTCTCCCCTtaatccatacatcactctgccgcccggctcatttttctacaaaaacgttcaggacgtgtcactccccacctcaaaaaagaAACtacagtggtcgcccatccacctccatatccgtctcccccttctagactgtgagccagctgttgggtagggaccgtcgctgtatgttgccaacttggacttcccaagcgcttagtacagtgctctgcacaccgtaagcgctcaataaatacgattgaatgaatgaatatcaacaaaatctcctcaccattggctttaaagcactccaccactttgctcttCAAGggttaaccttttcactgtacctcattctcactcgTCTCACCTTCCAGTCCACGTCCAGGTGAACGCCtagtccacattcattcagtcatattgattgagcgcttactgtgcgtgcagagcactgtactaagcgcttgggaagtccaagttggcaacatctagagacggtccctacccaacagcgggctcacagtctagaagggggagacagacaacaaaacaaaacatattaacaaaaataaaatacatagaatagtaaatgtgtacaagtaaaatagagtaataaatctatacaaacatatacaggtgctgtggggatgctgGTTTTCAATGAGTATTTCTTTATAAATGAGCAGgtgtaattaaaaaaaattgaactcCAGCAGCACAGTTATTTATAGTAGTAACGGCCCACTGagggccatgcactgtactaattatatACCTGTACAAATAATTTGTGCTTCTGAAAGGTCATTTACAAATTGAAGTCGTTGGGGAGATCTGCAGGgcatggctttttaaaaaaaaaaaaatttttgttttgtttcaaacCTTAACAGAAGAGCAAGGATGGACGATAGTTGTTATCCACTCCCCTTGGTGTTCTACCATCCCTGCTCTTTTGTCgttaagagaaggggaaaaaaagcagcccTGGAGATCTCCTCAATGACTTCAATTCATAAATGATGATTTAGGCACAAACGTGCTTTGTAACAGATCTTTCCCGAAAAGGCGTTAATTTACCATCCTCCGAATACTGGTGCTGTCGGCTCTGTTTCTAGTTGACTCTGGTACAAATTTTGTCTTTATAAGGACCACTGAACAACAGCAAAGGTTTCATGAAATTTGCAGTAACCTAGTAAAAAACCGACGGCGAATCGTTGGCTGGTGGAAGCGGCTCTTCACGCTGAAGGAGGAAAAGCCTAAAATGGTACTTTTCACTTGGACACCCTTCACTAGTGGGAAAAGGTTGCCTCAAATAGGGCTTTAAAATAGTTTGATGATTGACAGCCCCAAGacacaaaatttaaaaaaagccttTGTTCTCCCTAAAATAGTGTGCTGCTacttaaatcaatcgtattgagcgcttactgtgtgcagagcactgtactaagcgcttaaaactaGCAGCCTGTTAAAGTGGATGCTTGTTATCACCACGGTCCAGTGATTTTGATATCACTTATAAATGATCCCATTGGTTCCTTCCTCTGAATGCTtacaaacctttttttttccctctatcaGCTAGGAATTGAAGTTGTTGTTTGGTCTCTAATTAGGCAATTGTTTTCTCTCCCTGTGTTTCCTTTTTGGTTTCCAAAAATAACAACAGACCACCCCAAAGTTGGTGGTGTTCCCTACTTTGAATCTTCTCTATCTTTGCATAACGTAATTTTGCAAAGTCTGCTACATAACTGGGGTAAGCCCTGGGTAATCAGAAAAGCATTTTTATATTCTCTGGTAACAGGAGTTCTGAGAGTTTAATGTGCCGATGTACTGAATATGGAGAAACTTCAAGCCCCTCTGTTTAGGGTAAAATTGCCTAATACGAATTAGCTATGTTATATTAATAGATAtattagatagagaagcagcgtggctcagtggaaggagcacgggctttggagtccgaggtcgtgggttcgaatcccggctccgccacgtgcctgctgtgtgaccttcggcaagtcacttcacttctctgagcctcagttccctcatctgtaaaatggagattaagactgtgagccctgcgtgggacaacctgatcaccttgcatccccccagcgcttagaacagtgctttgcacatagtaagcgcttaacaaatgccatcatcattattattattattatatgtaaaaaTAGAATTCTTTCAGCCTCATGATCCTAAATTGTCACAAGAAATATGGCCAGGAGTAAATAGTTCTAAGTGGATGTGATGTGTTTTGCGTGCGTGAAAGAAGAaccttcccattttaataataataataatagtaatgatggtatttgttaagcgcttactacgtgcaaagcactgttctaagcgctggggaggttacaaggtgatcaggttgtcccacagggggctcacagtcttaatccccattttacagatgagggaactgaggctcagagaagtaaagtgacttgccgaaggtcacacagcaggtgatcaggtcacacacaaggtgatcaggttgtcccacagcgggctcacagtcttaatccccattttacagatgaggtaactggggcacagagaagttaagtgactttcccaaagtcacacagctgacagttggtggagccaggatttgaacccatgacctctgactccaaagcccaggctctttccactgagccacgctgcttctcacattttgAAGTAACAGTCTATTTCTGTAACTAACCCGACCCCCTTCTGTGtgattcttattttttttttttttagtacttCATGACCATGATCCTTTCTCTGGCTGCCGTTGCCTGGGTAGGGCAGCAAGTTCACAATCTCTTCCTCACCTACCTTATCGGTAAGTCTTTGGAGGTGGCAGACGGAagcggggcgggagaggggggtCTATTAAGCAAATTCCCTCGCCCCAGCTGGATTCGTGTCAAAATTATAGATAGCATCGGTTCCTTCAGGGGGGCCGGGAGCGGAAGGGCAGCGGTCTAGCTGGGCCGTGCTCCTTGCCCATTCAGGGCGGCGATGACGGCCCTGGAAGATGTCTCGGGGacactttagtaataataataataatgatgatggcatttattaagcgcttactctgtgcaaagcactgttgtaagcgctggggaggttacaaggtgatcaggttgtccctcgggggggctcacgttcttaatccttattttacagaccaggtaactgaggcccagagaagtgaagtgacttggccaaagtcacccagctgacacgtggcggcgcgggattcgaacccacgacctctgactccgaagcccgggctcttgccactgagccacgctgaagtcgTTGGGGGGACCCGCGTCCCCAGACTCCTCTAGTCCGCaggctccttacgggcagggctCCTGTCGGCCTACTCcactgtactgggctctcccaagctccGCACACACGccctaagcgctcaaaaaataccgttgatggaATGACAGCGTGATCGCTTACTTTATACAGAGCAGCGTACTAAACGctcactttgtgtaaagcacaatactaaatgtgtttgggagagggcaacaatAGTCGTAGCAGTagtaattgaagcagtgtggcttagtggcaacatcacgggcttgggcgtcagaggtcgtgggttctaatcccgtctgcgccaggggcaatctgatcactttgtaacctccccagcgcttagaacagtgctttgcacatagtaagcgcttaataaatgccaacattattactattattattgtctgctgtgtgatttagagcaagtcacttaacttctctgtgcctcagttacctcatctggaaaatggggattaaaaccgtgagccccacgtgggacaacctgattaccttgtatcgcccgcagcggttagaacagtgcttggcacatggtgagcgcttgacaaataccgtcgttattgctagagaagcagcgtggctcagtggaaagagcacgggttttggagtcagaggtcatgggttcaaatcccggctccgccaactgtcagctgtgcgacttcgggcaagtcctcccccttctagactgtgagcccactgttgggtagggaccgtctctatatgctgccaacttgtacttcccaagcgcttagtacagtgctctgcacacagtaaatgctcaataaatacgattgattgaatgaatgaatgaagtcacttaacttctctgtgcctcagttacctcatctgtaaaatgggggtgaagactgtgagcccccggtgggacaacctgatcaccttgtaacctccccagcgctcagaacagtgctttgcacatagtaagcgcttaacaaatatcattattattattatattaagcgcttgcggtgtgccgagaagcagtggggcctagtggaaagagcctgggcttgggagtcaaaggacccgggttctaatcccggccctgccacttgtctgctgtatggccatggccaccccttttagactgtgagcccactgttgggtagggaccgtctctatatgttgccaacttgtacttcccaagcgcttagtacagtgctctgcacacagtaagcgctcaataaacacgattgattgattgattgattgattgacgggccaGCAGGAGTTGAAGGAAGCTGTGTCCCCAGACTCCtagacttcttgtgggcagggctcctgTCAGCCTGTTCTACTGTATTAGACTTCTCGaaagttctgcacacaatggAAGTGCccagtactgttgattgattttgctAAAGTGTACGGTGTAACcttcaaaaaaaaatccacacacacaaaaaaaactgaACCAAAATGGCCGGGAAGCCCGGAATAGCGCATTACGCTGATAAAAGTAGCCCGGGGTTTGACCCCAGGGATTTCAAGTGGCTGCCGTCTCAGCGAGTCGAATTCTAGATGTGATGTTCATTTCTGAAAAAATTGCCTACTCTCAAGTGGAGCAGCACTTAGAGAATGGATTGCCAGCTGTTTAATTGGATTTGTTTTCCATTTTCAGTGACATTCGTACTGCTGCTTCCGGGACTAAATCAGCACGGCGTCATTTCCAAGTACATCGGGATGGCCAAAAGGGAGATCAACAAACTCCTGaagcagaaagaaaagaaaaatgaatgatgGGTTCGCCTCGCTCAGTCTGACTTACTGTGGCCTATAGTGACCCTGGGAACAGTTCCTgctctgtgtgtgggtgtgtgttgtgtgtgtgggtgtgtgtactaAAATGTTACAGAAGCAGCTTCTATTACACTCTTGTTTTAACTTAAAAATGGGTCTTTAGTTAAAAATTCTTGATTATCAAAAGATTATCAGCTCTTGTTCTGCCTGTCAAGTGAGCTTCGTGTCCTCGCTCATTTTTGACTTTCTGGGAAAGAAACCCCTCTGAGGATAGATTTTGATTTCCTCTTTCTAGGAAATTCATTTAGCGCGGTAAGGAACGTGAGCCCTGTAGTGCAGTGAGAGTGGTGTCGGTGATTAACCCTCGTCTCAGAAGATATTCTGAATCAGCTAGACCTCTTCAGGGAATCTGTGTCTGTAGAAAGCTGGATTGTTTGTGTGCTTTCAAGAATGTGAAGACCAATGTTACCAtttctaatggaaagagaccaATTAGCATTAGCAGTTCTCCATTCCTGTTTTTCTGTGGGAAGATACCAACAAAGTCTACTGAAATGGGTTCCGTCGCCTACCTGTTATTACTGTTTTTTTCTTACTGAAAATCTTAGCCATTTGTAGaccctctgggcctcc
This region includes:
- the ARL6IP1 gene encoding ADP-ribosylation factor-like protein 6-interacting protein 1; translated protein: MAEGDNRSTNQLAAETASLEEHLQGWGEVMLVADKILRWERAWFPPALMGVVSLVFLLVYYLDPSVLSGVSCFVMFLCLADYLVPILAPRIFGSNKWTTEQQQRFHEICSNLVKNRRRIVGWWKRLFTLKEEKPKMYFMTMILSLAAVAWVGQQVHNLFLTYLIVTFVLLLPGLNQHGVISKYIGMAKREINKLLKQKEKKNE